A single Acetomicrobium thermoterrenum DSM 13490 DNA region contains:
- a CDS encoding LysR family transcriptional regulator, translating to MIKGEIDEMTLQQLKTFLAVCEEMSITQAAFKLFITQSAVSQQIKALEEEFDIKLFEKRGRRLCITAEGKIFRDSAKEIVENAEHIAEKLKASKSLEVGKLNMASTHHLAQYLLMNPLLEFHKSYPKIDLSLYTLDASEIKSAVESKRVDIGFMPDGAAVFSPHLRITKIYEDRMALIAWPGHPWREEEKIKPSQLSGEPLVFASTPSSINEIALAFLKRHHIHIDTVIDVGNIDLLKEAVRHRVGVALTSKLAVREDINQGSLIELPLSGIDELSFNFLMLTHKEEEPSYPSWAFQKILKGYLP from the coding sequence ATGATAAAGGGAGAGATCGATGAGATGACCCTACAACAGCTAAAGACCTTTCTCGCCGTTTGCGAGGAAATGTCCATAACGCAGGCTGCCTTCAAACTTTTCATCACTCAGTCGGCCGTAAGCCAGCAAATAAAGGCTCTGGAGGAAGAATTCGATATTAAACTTTTCGAAAAAAGGGGCAGGCGTCTTTGTATTACAGCAGAGGGCAAGATTTTCCGGGATAGCGCCAAGGAGATCGTTGAAAATGCAGAGCATATAGCAGAAAAGCTCAAGGCCAGCAAAAGCCTGGAGGTGGGGAAATTAAACATGGCCAGCACCCATCATTTGGCACAGTATCTTCTAATGAATCCTCTCTTGGAATTTCATAAAAGCTATCCAAAAATAGACCTGTCCCTCTACACTCTCGATGCTAGCGAGATAAAATCCGCCGTCGAATCCAAAAGAGTTGACATTGGCTTCATGCCCGATGGAGCTGCCGTCTTTTCTCCTCACTTAAGAATTACTAAAATATACGAAGATCGCATGGCCTTAATAGCCTGGCCAGGACATCCGTGGCGAGAAGAGGAAAAAATAAAGCCATCGCAATTGTCGGGGGAGCCCCTTGTATTCGCATCTACGCCCTCAAGCATTAACGAGATAGCCCTCGCCTTTTTGAAACGACATCACATACATATCGATACCGTCATTGACGTCGGTAACATCGATCTTCTGAAGGAAGCGGTGAGACATCGTGTGGGAGTGGCGCTGACGAGCAAGCTCGCGGTCCGGGAAGACATCAACCAGGGAAGCCTTATCGAGCTTCCCCTTTCGGGAATCGATGAATTGAGTTTTAATTTCCTCATGCTAACCCACAAAGAAGAAGAACCGAGCTATCCCTCCTGGGCCTTTCAAAAAATCTTGAAGGGATATCTGCCCTAA
- a CDS encoding pyridoxal-phosphate dependent enzyme: protein MIDLTVNEEILKKAVERAKERGIILPTFEQMKDPTKVPQAVKERLKSVGLWDVNSLNLFRITWKNEPKEKGGTFGKVNYFVMPPEITGVKAKIVALVGKWFPTGAHKVGATYGCLVPRLVTGQFDPTSQKAVWPSTGNYCRGGAYNAQLLGCDSIAILPEGMSRERFEWLKSVAGEIITTPGGESNVKEIFDKTWELKRTREDVVVFNQFEEFGNHLWHYEVTGHAMEEVVNELATSGERYFGVVLTSGSAGTLGCGDYMKTLYPDSKIAVGEAMQCPTLLYNGFGDHRIEGIGDKHVPWIHNVKNTDMVIDIDDESCLRLLRLFNEEAGRNYLKAIGVPAQVIDNLALLGISGIANVIGAIKMAKYYGLTEHDMVFTVFTDSADMYLSRIREMSDREGPYDERMAEKDHHVHMLSQTSDWMLELSYYDRFRIHNLKYYTWVEQQGKSVDELNAQWFDYDNYWGGIHGMAPKIDELIRNFNERTGLLSDLE, encoded by the coding sequence TTGATAGACCTTACAGTCAACGAAGAGATACTAAAAAAGGCAGTCGAGAGGGCGAAAGAGAGGGGCATCATTCTTCCGACCTTTGAGCAGATGAAAGATCCGACGAAAGTCCCACAGGCTGTTAAGGAAAGACTTAAAAGTGTAGGCCTTTGGGATGTAAATTCCCTTAACCTTTTTCGCATAACCTGGAAGAACGAGCCTAAGGAAAAGGGCGGGACATTTGGCAAGGTCAACTATTTCGTGATGCCGCCCGAGATAACCGGAGTAAAGGCCAAGATAGTTGCCTTGGTCGGCAAGTGGTTCCCTACGGGGGCACATAAGGTAGGCGCGACTTACGGTTGCCTCGTTCCGCGCCTGGTAACGGGACAGTTTGACCCGACCTCGCAAAAGGCAGTCTGGCCATCTACCGGAAATTATTGCAGGGGCGGAGCTTACAATGCCCAGCTTCTGGGGTGCGACTCCATCGCCATACTTCCTGAGGGCATGAGCAGGGAAAGGTTTGAATGGCTTAAAAGCGTCGCAGGCGAGATCATAACCACGCCCGGAGGCGAAAGCAACGTCAAGGAGATCTTCGACAAAACCTGGGAATTAAAGCGCACCAGGGAGGACGTAGTCGTATTCAACCAGTTCGAGGAGTTTGGAAACCACCTGTGGCATTACGAGGTCACAGGACATGCCATGGAAGAAGTGGTTAATGAACTGGCCACTTCGGGAGAAAGGTACTTTGGCGTCGTGCTCACATCCGGCTCGGCCGGGACGCTTGGTTGCGGCGACTACATGAAGACCCTTTATCCGGATAGCAAGATCGCCGTTGGCGAGGCAATGCAGTGCCCAACGCTCCTTTATAACGGCTTCGGTGACCACAGGATCGAAGGCATTGGCGACAAACACGTCCCCTGGATCCATAATGTTAAAAATACCGATATGGTCATCGACATCGACGATGAATCCTGCCTGCGCCTGCTTCGCCTTTTCAACGAGGAGGCAGGAAGAAATTACTTGAAGGCAATCGGCGTTCCCGCTCAAGTCATCGATAACTTGGCACTTCTAGGTATCTCCGGCATCGCAAATGTAATAGGCGCAATCAAGATGGCAAAATACTACGGATTGACGGAACATGACATGGTTTTCACTGTCTTTACTGATTCTGCCGACATGTATCTCTCGAGGATCCGAGAGATGAGCGACCGCGAAGGTCCTTATGACGAGCGCATGGCGGAAAAGGATCACCACGTTCACATGCTGTCTCAGACCTCCGATTGGATGCTTGAGCTTTCCTATTATGACAGGTTCCGCATCCATAACCTCAAGTACTACACATGGGTGGAGCAACAGGGCAAATCGGTCGACGAACTCAACGCCCAGTGGTTCGATTACGACAACTACTGGGGCGGCATACACGGTATGGCTCCGAAGATCGACGAGCTCATAAGAAACTTTAACGAGAGAACAGGGCTTTTAAGTGATTTGGAGTAG
- a CDS encoding YgeY family selenium metabolism-linked hydrolase: MQETVQAIAGQVSPQTITELCSKLVSIPSTSGREERIAYYIHDLMLSLGYDEVIMDEMGNVVGKIAFNPGGRRLLFEAQMDHVGVSDAIEWSFYPYGGTVIDGHICGRGSVDAKGSLAAMIIAGSELKKCSDFLYGELAVACVVNQEVAEGVASSKVYEIFEPDGVVIGEASNLNIKRGQRGRAEIVIEAQGKSAHTSFPLSGVNAAEKMVFLLTFIKQHFLPPRHYLLGDGIMVLTDLSTAPSMGTSVLPDNCVATCDRRLLAGEAESRVVEEVARLISLARDIDPDIQADVKVAEDYVQCFTGKRIKVKHFAPGWFFGENEELIERALRGLHYLDMEPSLSESGFGTNGCFYGGIKGIPTISFGPSKEQLAHTKDERVNIKQLVKATQGYAAIAASYLDAS, encoded by the coding sequence GTGCAGGAAACCGTTCAAGCGATTGCGGGACAGGTCTCACCTCAAACTATAACGGAGTTATGTTCCAAGTTGGTATCCATCCCCAGTACGTCAGGCAGGGAGGAAAGGATCGCCTATTATATCCACGACCTCATGCTGTCGCTTGGTTACGATGAGGTAATTATGGACGAGATGGGAAACGTCGTCGGAAAGATTGCGTTTAATCCCGGAGGAAGGCGCCTTCTCTTCGAGGCGCAAATGGATCACGTCGGCGTTAGCGATGCCATTGAATGGTCCTTTTACCCCTACGGGGGGACGGTCATCGATGGCCATATCTGCGGAAGGGGATCGGTTGACGCAAAGGGCAGCTTAGCTGCGATGATAATCGCCGGCAGTGAACTTAAAAAGTGCTCCGATTTTCTTTATGGCGAACTTGCCGTCGCTTGCGTCGTCAACCAAGAGGTTGCCGAAGGTGTAGCTTCGTCTAAAGTATACGAGATCTTCGAGCCCGATGGCGTTGTGATCGGAGAAGCGTCTAATTTAAACATCAAAAGGGGCCAACGAGGAAGGGCGGAGATTGTCATTGAAGCCCAGGGAAAAAGCGCTCACACCTCTTTTCCTCTTTCAGGTGTAAATGCAGCCGAAAAGATGGTCTTTCTCCTCACGTTTATAAAGCAGCATTTCCTGCCGCCCCGCCACTACTTACTTGGAGACGGAATCATGGTCCTGACCGATTTGTCCACCGCCCCATCCATGGGAACGAGCGTTTTGCCCGACAACTGCGTGGCCACATGCGACAGGAGGCTTTTGGCCGGCGAGGCGGAAAGCAGGGTAGTGGAAGAAGTGGCACGCCTGATATCTTTGGCACGTGACATAGACCCGGATATCCAGGCCGACGTAAAGGTGGCTGAGGATTATGTGCAGTGTTTTACGGGAAAGAGGATCAAGGTGAAGCATTTCGCCCCGGGTTGGTTTTTCGGAGAAAACGAAGAATTGATCGAAAGGGCCTTGAGAGGGTTGCACTACCTGGATATGGAGCCTTCCCTTTCCGAATCCGGGTTTGGGACGAACGGCTGCTTTTACGGTGGAATTAAAGGCATCCCCACGATTAGCTTCGGTCCATCCAAAGAACAGCTAGCTCATACAAAAGACGAAAGAGTGAACATCAAGCAGCTTGTCAAGGCCACTCAGGGATATGCGGCTATAGCCGCGTCCTATCTCGATGCTTCGTAG
- the thrC gene encoding threonine synthase, with protein MIVASADKLKCVLCGREFDPKSDVFTCPDCGPDGTLDVLYDYGEVKRQFTPEALAGNKERSISRYIELLPINDPTFFPNLKVGSSPLYESAYWAKKLKVKQVLIKDDGRNPTASFKDRASFIGVAKAKEKGATSIACASTGNAASSLAGCAAVAGLDCYIFVPEKAPVNKVTQLLIYGAKVFLVKGTYEDAFKLAVKAIDAYGWYNRNSAINPYLVEGKKTCGLELAEELSFDLPDKVFVSVGDGCIISSFYKAFYDLKQIGLISQIPQLIGVQAEGANPIYKAFKEGKNVIEKKPTNTLADSIAVGEPRNWAKALRAVRNSGGDMVAVSDDEILEAMRLLARTSGVFGEPAGVTGFAGLLKYAQTGKLGSHERVAVIVTGNGLKDSESAKRAAGSPYEVEPTLEAVSRIIGSAN; from the coding sequence ATGATCGTGGCTTCAGCGGATAAACTAAAGTGCGTGCTCTGCGGAAGGGAATTCGACCCAAAAAGCGACGTCTTTACCTGTCCGGATTGTGGGCCCGACGGCACATTGGACGTATTGTACGACTACGGGGAGGTGAAGCGGCAATTTACGCCCGAGGCTTTAGCCGGAAATAAAGAAAGAAGCATCTCCCGCTACATTGAGCTTCTTCCCATAAATGACCCGACCTTTTTCCCAAACTTGAAAGTCGGCTCTTCACCTCTTTATGAAAGCGCCTATTGGGCAAAAAAACTGAAAGTTAAACAGGTCCTGATAAAAGACGACGGAAGAAACCCAACTGCTTCCTTTAAGGACAGGGCAAGCTTTATCGGCGTGGCAAAGGCTAAAGAAAAGGGCGCTACGTCCATAGCGTGCGCCTCTACCGGTAACGCCGCAAGCTCTCTGGCCGGATGTGCTGCCGTCGCAGGGCTTGACTGCTACATATTCGTGCCCGAAAAGGCCCCAGTAAACAAGGTGACCCAGCTTTTAATCTACGGGGCCAAGGTCTTTTTGGTAAAGGGCACCTACGAGGATGCCTTTAAGCTCGCCGTGAAGGCCATAGATGCTTACGGTTGGTACAACAGAAACAGCGCCATCAATCCCTATCTAGTGGAGGGCAAAAAGACCTGCGGGCTTGAGCTGGCCGAGGAGCTGTCCTTCGACCTGCCCGACAAGGTGTTCGTCTCGGTAGGCGACGGCTGCATAATAAGCAGCTTTTACAAGGCCTTTTACGACTTAAAACAAATCGGATTGATAAGCCAAATCCCGCAGCTGATAGGTGTTCAGGCAGAAGGCGCTAATCCCATATACAAGGCCTTTAAAGAAGGCAAAAATGTCATCGAAAAGAAGCCCACCAATACGTTGGCCGACAGCATAGCCGTGGGCGAACCGCGAAACTGGGCCAAAGCGCTTCGTGCCGTAAGAAACTCTGGTGGCGATATGGTCGCTGTGTCGGACGACGAGATACTTGAGGCTATGAGGTTGTTGGCCCGCACCAGCGGGGTGTTTGGCGAGCCCGCAGGCGTTACGGGCTTTGCGGGGTTGCTTAAATACGCCCAAACAGGCAAACTGGGCAGCCATGAGCGTGTGGCCGTAATAGTTACCGGAAACGGCCTGAAGGACTCCGAAAGCGCAAAAAGGGCTGCCGGCAGCCCATACGAAGTTGAACCAACCCTTGAAGCGGTAAGCAGGATTATCGGATCTGCAAATTAA
- a CDS encoding xanthine dehydrogenase family protein molybdopterin-binding subunit, which produces MFSTVNKPAERVDAYEKVTGRAKYGADLQFAGMLYGKVLRAKHPSARIKNINVDKARAIPGVWAVMTAQDVFCNEIGVIIQDQQVLAKERIYYIGDGVAMVAAESLDVAAKALEAIEVEYEEIEGIFDPLLSKESNPIHPERVSNEVVHHKLRKGNVDEGFAGSDVIIEREYETQFVEHSYIEPEAVVAVPHENGSLVTIYGSVQNVFATRDAVARCLKADLSKVRVVQNHIGGSFGGKDEVVSAMACRAALLALKTGKPVKMVNTREESIVESYKRHPYKMKYKVGATKDGKLVAMEIEAIADGGAYACQTPFVTWRSVVQATGPYEVPNVKTDTYGYYTNNVYTGAMRGYGSPQVIFANESLMDELAQKLGITPLEIRLKNILKNGSVTASGQKLDRHEVSLAEVMKKAAEAIGYEEKYREYSKPQRGDKRRGIGMAISFRGCSLGAEAVDAAGTVLSIQKDGSVYLYSGLAENGQGLKTAFCQIAAEELGIEMKHITFLEANTLISPDSGSTVASRSTLVGGNSVMRAVESAKRALSRFLAEEFGLPSSDLVFKENWIYTPDGKKLISFAEAANKAFWAGVQLSHVGWYVAPNIYWDEEEGRGNPYFTYVYGCQIAEVEVDMGTGEVTVLNMAAAHDVGRAINPEMLKGQIYGGVMMGLGYGIMEEVETDEGYIANTNFDEYIIPTSKDMPNIIPIIVENPDPDGPFGAKSIGEPTLELGAAAIANAIAQATGRRIRSLPLNLERVLLGHPLRKGRGKK; this is translated from the coding sequence ATGTTTAGCACGGTAAATAAACCCGCAGAGAGGGTCGACGCCTACGAGAAGGTTACAGGAAGGGCGAAATACGGAGCAGACCTTCAGTTTGCCGGGATGCTTTACGGCAAGGTGCTTCGGGCAAAGCATCCTTCGGCGAGGATAAAAAACATTAACGTAGATAAAGCTCGCGCCATACCGGGCGTATGGGCCGTCATGACAGCCCAAGACGTTTTCTGCAACGAAATAGGCGTCATCATACAGGACCAGCAGGTCCTGGCCAAGGAACGTATTTACTACATAGGCGACGGCGTAGCCATGGTGGCGGCAGAATCCCTTGACGTTGCCGCCAAGGCCTTAGAAGCTATCGAAGTGGAATACGAAGAAATAGAAGGAATTTTTGACCCCCTATTGTCAAAGGAAAGCAATCCTATACATCCCGAAAGAGTCAGCAATGAAGTGGTACACCATAAATTGAGAAAGGGCAACGTCGATGAGGGCTTTGCTGGAAGCGATGTCATCATTGAGAGAGAGTACGAGACGCAGTTTGTGGAGCACAGCTACATAGAGCCTGAGGCTGTCGTTGCTGTCCCTCACGAAAACGGAAGCCTGGTGACGATCTACGGTTCCGTTCAAAACGTCTTCGCTACCAGGGATGCCGTAGCGAGGTGCCTTAAGGCTGACCTGAGCAAGGTAAGGGTCGTTCAAAACCACATAGGCGGCAGCTTTGGCGGCAAAGACGAGGTCGTGTCCGCCATGGCCTGCAGGGCAGCCCTTTTGGCCTTAAAGACTGGCAAGCCCGTTAAGATGGTAAATACCAGGGAAGAGTCAATAGTTGAAAGCTACAAAAGACATCCCTATAAGATGAAATATAAGGTAGGAGCCACTAAGGACGGCAAGCTGGTTGCTATGGAAATTGAGGCCATAGCCGATGGCGGAGCTTACGCCTGCCAGACCCCCTTCGTCACCTGGAGGTCCGTCGTCCAAGCGACGGGGCCTTACGAAGTGCCCAACGTCAAGACCGATACCTACGGATATTATACTAACAACGTATACACAGGCGCCATGCGCGGTTACGGCTCCCCTCAGGTGATATTTGCAAACGAGTCTTTAATGGACGAGCTTGCCCAGAAACTTGGCATAACTCCGCTTGAGATAAGGCTTAAAAACATCTTGAAGAACGGTTCGGTGACGGCAAGCGGACAGAAGCTTGACCGCCACGAGGTAAGCCTTGCTGAAGTCATGAAAAAGGCCGCAGAGGCCATAGGCTATGAAGAAAAATACAGGGAATACAGCAAACCCCAAAGGGGCGACAAGCGCAGAGGCATAGGCATGGCCATAAGTTTCAGGGGCTGCAGCCTAGGCGCCGAGGCCGTTGACGCTGCCGGAACGGTTTTGTCCATCCAAAAGGACGGAAGCGTTTACCTTTATAGCGGCCTGGCAGAAAACGGCCAGGGTCTTAAGACAGCCTTCTGTCAGATCGCGGCGGAAGAACTTGGCATAGAGATGAAACATATAACTTTCCTCGAGGCAAATACCTTGATCTCACCGGACAGCGGCTCCACCGTAGCGTCGCGCTCCACCTTAGTAGGAGGAAACTCCGTTATGAGGGCCGTCGAGAGCGCCAAGAGGGCCCTTTCCCGCTTTCTGGCCGAGGAGTTTGGATTGCCTTCAAGTGACCTGGTGTTCAAGGAAAACTGGATATATACTCCCGATGGCAAAAAGCTGATTTCCTTCGCCGAGGCGGCTAACAAAGCTTTTTGGGCCGGCGTACAGCTGTCCCATGTGGGCTGGTACGTGGCGCCAAATATTTACTGGGACGAGGAGGAAGGAAGGGGCAATCCCTACTTCACCTACGTCTATGGCTGTCAGATAGCCGAGGTCGAGGTAGACATGGGGACGGGCGAGGTGACGGTCTTGAACATGGCCGCCGCCCATGACGTGGGACGGGCGATAAATCCTGAGATGTTGAAAGGGCAGATATACGGGGGAGTTATGATGGGCCTGGGTTACGGCATCATGGAAGAGGTGGAGACCGACGAAGGTTATATCGCAAACACCAACTTTGACGAATACATAATTCCCACCTCTAAGGACATGCCCAACATAATCCCCATAATCGTCGAAAATCCCGACCCCGACGGACCCTTCGGCGCGAAATCCATTGGGGAGCCTACGCTTGAGCTTGGGGCAGCTGCCATAGCCAACGCAATCGCACAGGCTACGGGCAGGAGGATAAGATCGCTGCCGTTGAACTTGGAGAGGGTGCTTTTGGGCCACCCCTTGAGGAAAGGACGTGGCAAAAAATGA
- a CDS encoding YgeY family selenium metabolism-linked hydrolase, translating into MELSKEILSKAEGYRANISKFLRDIIALPSQSSGEEAVIKRIAQEMEHVGFDKVEIDPMGNVLGYVGNGSRLIAMDAHIDTVDVGDPSLWKFDPYKGYEDEKVIGGRGASDQKGGMASMVYGAKIMKELGLLGDCTVLITGTVQEEDCDGLCWQYIIEEDKIRPEFVLLTEPTSCKVHRGQRGRMEIKVTTKGVSCHGSAPERGINAIYKMAPIILELRALHENLAYDEFLGKGSLTVSEIFFTSPSRCAVADSCSISIDRRLTHGETWQEALEQIRRLPAVKASGAEVSLYSYSRPSWKGLVYPTDCYFPTWVVEEDHPACRTVVESYKKLFGEDPIVDKWTFSTNGVSIMGRYDIPCVGFGPGHEDQAHAPNEITWKDELVKAAALYAAVPYVYSNMKS; encoded by the coding sequence GTGGAACTTAGCAAGGAAATTTTATCTAAGGCCGAGGGTTATAGGGCCAACATAAGCAAGTTTTTGAGGGACATCATTGCCCTTCCAAGCCAAAGCTCGGGCGAGGAGGCGGTGATAAAAAGGATTGCCCAGGAGATGGAACATGTGGGCTTCGATAAAGTGGAGATAGACCCCATGGGAAACGTCCTCGGGTACGTGGGAAATGGCTCTAGGTTGATTGCCATGGATGCTCACATAGATACCGTCGACGTGGGAGACCCGTCACTTTGGAAGTTCGATCCCTACAAGGGTTACGAGGACGAAAAAGTCATTGGCGGAAGGGGCGCAAGCGACCAAAAAGGCGGAATGGCTTCCATGGTTTACGGAGCGAAGATAATGAAGGAGCTCGGGCTACTTGGTGATTGCACGGTGCTAATAACGGGTACCGTCCAGGAGGAAGACTGCGACGGCTTGTGTTGGCAGTACATCATCGAGGAAGACAAGATAAGGCCCGAGTTCGTCCTTCTCACCGAGCCGACGTCCTGTAAGGTCCACAGGGGCCAGCGCGGCAGGATGGAGATAAAGGTTACGACCAAAGGAGTGTCCTGCCACGGTTCCGCACCCGAAAGGGGCATAAACGCCATATACAAGATGGCTCCCATCATACTTGAGCTTCGAGCCCTCCACGAAAATCTCGCCTACGATGAGTTTCTGGGCAAGGGAAGTTTAACGGTTTCCGAGATCTTCTTCACGTCACCGTCGAGGTGTGCCGTCGCCGATAGCTGCAGCATCTCCATTGACAGGCGCCTGACTCACGGGGAGACCTGGCAGGAGGCCTTGGAACAGATTAGGAGGCTGCCTGCCGTAAAGGCCAGCGGTGCTGAAGTGTCCCTTTATTCCTACTCGCGTCCCTCCTGGAAAGGGTTGGTCTATCCCACGGACTGCTACTTCCCCACCTGGGTGGTGGAGGAAGACCATCCAGCCTGCAGGACCGTCGTCGAATCCTACAAAAAGCTTTTTGGTGAAGATCCCATAGTCGACAAGTGGACCTTTTCCACCAACGGGGTTTCCATAATGGGCCGTTACGACATTCCCTGCGTGGGCTTTGGCCCTGGACATGAGGATCAGGCTCATGCCCCAAACGAAATAACATGGAAGGACGAACTGGTAAAGGCTGCTGCCCTTTACGCGGCCGTGCCTTACGTATATTCAAATATGAAGAGCTAG
- a CDS encoding ornithine carbamoyltransferase, whose amino-acid sequence MQTQFHNKHFITLQEWTKEEVDTLLDVSFELKRHFAMGVPTPYLSYKTIFLMFFEQSTRTRNSMEAGIAQLGGHANYLDTSTMQIAHGESAKDTAIILSRFGHGIACRNCFWGIGNKYLRDMAQWATVPVMNLQCDLYHPMQVLADLMTIKEKVKDTQRLKVSIIWAYATTHKKPISVPLSQVLLFPRYGMDVTLAYPEGYDLPDWVIKQAEENAKANGGSLKITHNQEEAYEGAHVVIPKNWGDWVTNPDPAVINPRLEANKHWKCTEKMMSLADPDVMYMHALPADRKNEVEDSVIDGPHSIVYDEAENRIHTAKAVMTLTMGGK is encoded by the coding sequence ATGCAGACGCAGTTTCATAACAAGCATTTTATAACGCTTCAAGAGTGGACCAAGGAAGAGGTCGATACCCTTTTGGACGTCTCCTTTGAGCTCAAAAGACATTTCGCCATGGGAGTTCCGACGCCTTATCTTTCCTATAAGACAATATTTTTGATGTTCTTTGAGCAGTCGACGAGGACGAGAAATTCCATGGAAGCGGGCATTGCCCAGCTCGGAGGACATGCGAACTACCTGGATACCAGCACTATGCAGATCGCCCACGGCGAATCCGCCAAGGACACGGCCATAATACTCTCGCGATTCGGACACGGCATAGCCTGCAGGAACTGCTTTTGGGGCATAGGAAACAAATATCTGCGTGATATGGCTCAGTGGGCCACAGTGCCGGTCATGAATCTCCAGTGCGACCTTTACCACCCCATGCAGGTGCTGGCCGACTTAATGACCATCAAAGAAAAGGTCAAAGACACCCAGAGGCTTAAGGTCTCGATAATCTGGGCTTACGCAACGACCCACAAAAAGCCCATATCGGTGCCGCTGAGTCAGGTCCTTCTTTTCCCGAGGTACGGCATGGACGTGACGCTTGCCTATCCGGAAGGATATGACCTGCCGGATTGGGTCATAAAGCAAGCTGAGGAAAACGCCAAGGCAAACGGCGGAAGCTTAAAGATCACCCACAACCAGGAGGAGGCTTACGAGGGAGCACACGTGGTTATCCCTAAAAACTGGGGAGACTGGGTGACGAACCCCGACCCTGCTGTCATCAATCCTCGCCTTGAGGCCAACAAGCACTGGAAGTGCACCGAGAAGATGATGAGCCTGGCCGACCCGGACGTAATGTACATGCATGCTTTACCGGCAGACCGCAAGAACGAGGTCGAAGACAGCGTAATAGACGGGCCTCACTCCATAGTCTACGACGAAGCCGAAAACAGGATACACACGGCCAAGGCCGTTATGACCCTGACAATGGGCGGAAAGTAA
- a CDS encoding 4Fe-4S dicluster-binding protein — protein sequence MANLKVKIAGMEFENPLIIAAGPPSRNYETIKRMVEGGAGGVVTKTISVKAADVPRPCMAAFKESFVNAELWSEHSPEHWLESEYGKISALPVPIIVGLGYTAEELTDLIPRTEPFADAFELSTHYVGRDLTPVLNTVAAARKATKKPIIVKVSPGVPDLAELGKKLEEVGVDALAAINSVGPALRIDLKTGLPYMGSDTGYGWISGPAIKGIALRHVFELSRAVSIPVIGVGGVSSGEDVVEMFMAGASAVQICTQAIIEGPKAFKRIAQETSKWLDEHGYSSLDEIKGLTAKKWSSRKEPLVKVNPSVDEEKCIGCRKCEESCVYDAIKVGPSGKAGVTPDACFGCGLCYTRCPVGAITLS from the coding sequence ATGGCAAACTTAAAAGTGAAGATAGCGGGGATGGAGTTCGAAAATCCCCTGATAATAGCTGCGGGGCCTCCTTCAAGAAATTACGAGACCATAAAGAGGATGGTGGAGGGGGGAGCAGGCGGCGTCGTTACCAAGACCATATCCGTTAAGGCAGCTGACGTACCCCGCCCCTGCATGGCTGCCTTCAAGGAAAGCTTCGTAAATGCAGAGCTTTGGTCGGAGCATTCGCCTGAGCATTGGCTCGAAAGTGAGTACGGCAAGATTTCTGCTCTACCCGTACCAATAATAGTGGGCCTAGGATATACGGCCGAAGAGCTGACCGATCTCATTCCCAGGACCGAACCCTTCGCCGATGCCTTCGAGCTTTCCACTCACTACGTGGGGCGCGACCTAACTCCTGTGCTAAACACAGTCGCGGCTGCAAGGAAGGCCACCAAAAAGCCGATCATCGTAAAGGTAAGCCCTGGAGTTCCCGATTTGGCTGAACTTGGCAAAAAACTTGAGGAAGTTGGCGTTGACGCCTTGGCTGCCATCAACTCCGTCGGGCCTGCCCTTCGCATAGACTTAAAAACGGGCCTTCCTTACATGGGAAGCGATACGGGCTACGGATGGATTTCAGGACCTGCCATAAAGGGAATCGCCCTTCGACATGTCTTTGAACTGTCACGTGCCGTCTCCATACCCGTTATCGGTGTGGGAGGAGTATCAAGCGGCGAAGATGTCGTTGAAATGTTCATGGCAGGAGCGTCGGCAGTGCAGATATGCACACAGGCCATCATTGAAGGTCCCAAGGCCTTCAAGAGGATAGCTCAAGAAACATCGAAGTGGCTCGACGAACACGGTTACTCGTCCTTAGATGAGATCAAGGGCTTGACCGCCAAGAAGTGGTCTTCCAGGAAAGAACCTCTTGTCAAGGTAAATCCGAGCGTAGACGAGGAAAAGTGCATAGGATGTCGTAAATGCGAGGAGTCCTGCGTTTATGATGCCATAAAGGTTGGTCCTTCCGGCAAGGCAGGCGTTACTCCCGATGCCTGTTTTGGATGCGGGCTTTGCTACACGCGTTGTCCGGTCGGCGCCATTACGCTTTCTTAA